TCGTTGATGTAGAACTCACGCTGGATGTCGTAACCGGCGTGGTCCATAACACGGCAGAGGGAGTCGCCCAGAGCTGCCCAGCGGCCGTGGCCAATGTGCATGGGGCCGACGGGGTTGGCGGAGACGAACTCGACCTGGGTCTTCAGGCCGCCGCCGACGTTGGACTTAGCGAAGTCCATGCCCTTCTCGCGGGCCTCGCCAAAGATGGCGTTCTTGACGGCGACGGAGAGGTAGAAGTTGATGAAGCCAGGGCCGGCGATCTCGACCTTCTCGATCGCGGGGTCCTCGGGCATATGGGCAACGACGGCCTCGGCGATCTTGCGCGGGGCGCAGTGAGCCAGCTTGGCGGACTTCAGGGCCATGGTGGAGGTCCACTCGCCATGAGAAGTGTCAGCCGGTCGCTCGATAGCGCAATCGTCAAGTTCAAATGCGGAAAGGTCGCCGGCCTCCTGGGCCGCAGCAAGCGCAGCGCGTACCAGCTCTTCAATCTTCTCGGGCATAGATCCTCCTTGTGTTAAAGCCCCCGAGCTCTTGGTCACTCGTAGGGCAAAAGCCAGAGTTTGTAGCACTCTATCACAAGCGACGGGCACTATCGCAGGGTAAAGCCAATCGAAATTGCATATGCACAAAATTGACTACAGCTTGTATGGAGTCACTCAAAGATGCCGGTCTGCCTGCAGATTATGCACGCGTTGAAAATGCATAAAGGCGTGAATGAGCTGTGTCTTTTATCGAATACTCTTACCTATCAGAGTTGTGTGCTTTTCCTGCATAAAGTAAGGATTTGCGCACGTCAGCGTGGTATTTTAGACATACGCAAATTCGTATAAGTTGGAGGTAGCATGTTCTCAATCGGTCAACACGTCATTCATCCGGGTCAGGGAGTCTGCACCGTCGTCGGTTTTAGGGACGACACGCCGCAGCCCATGCTGTTGCTCGAGACCAAGCAGGGACATGCGCAGACGATCCTCATGTACCCCGTGGCGCAGGCCGATCGTTTGCATGCCGCCATCTCCCAGCAAGATGCCGAGCACCTGCTGAGCCACTACGACGAGCTGGAGTGCGACACCTTTACCGAGCGCAACAGCTCGCTTGAGGAGACGCACTTTAAGCAGCAGCTCAAGCTGGGCGCGCCCGAGACGGTCCGCGTGGCAAAAACCATGATGCACCGTATCCGCCAGGCCGAGGAAGCAGATAAAAAGCCCAGCTCCTACTACATGCGCGTACTCAAGGAGGCCAAGCGCCGCTCCATCGAGGAATTCGCTGTGGCCCTGGGCGTCACCGAAGAGGACGCCGAAGCCCGCCTAGCCCAAGCTGCCCTCAACTAACCCATCCGCGCCAAAAACCACCACAAAGGGGACAGGCACCTTTGTGGTGGTTTTTTCGTTCTAGTCGTTCTAGTAGTATTCATTCTTAGCGATACCTACGAGCACAAGGAGTCTCTTATGGCAGAGCCACTTACCGCCGGAATCACCCGCGACCGCGCATTCGAACTGCTC
The DNA window shown above is from Collinsella aerofaciens and carries:
- a CDS encoding CarD family transcriptional regulator; its protein translation is MFSIGQHVIHPGQGVCTVVGFRDDTPQPMLLLETKQGHAQTILMYPVAQADRLHAAISQQDAEHLLSHYDELECDTFTERNSSLEETHFKQQLKLGAPETVRVAKTMMHRIRQAEEADKKPSSYYMRVLKEAKRRSIEEFAVALGVTEEDAEARLAQAALN